The sequence ATCTCCCGTTTTTCAGAAGCCGGACTGGAAGAAGAACTGCAGCAGGCAGGCATTGAGACCATTTCAGCTGACCTCCTGAATGAAAAGGATCTAAAGTCACTGCCGGATGCAAAGAACATCATCTATCTCGCCGGCACCAAATTTGGCACCACAGGTAATGAGTCATTTACCTGGGCCATCAATTCTTACCTGCCCGGACGCGTTGCGGAAAAATACCATAGCTCAAATATTGTGGTCTTTTCTACCGGCAATATATATCCGCTTACATCAGTGTCTGGTGGTGGGGCATCCGAAGATCTGGCCCCGCAGCCGATTGGGGAATATGCGCAATCCTGCCTTGGCCGGGAAAGAATATTCCAGCATTTCGGATTGAAAAATAACACCCCCTTACTGATCTACCGGCTGAATTATGCCAATGATGTTTCCTATGGCGTATTATTGGAGATTGCCAAAGCGGTAATGGCCGAAAAGCCCATAGATCTTGCGATGGGCAATGTGAATGTGATCTGGCAGGGTGATGCCAATGAAATTGCGATCAGGTGTCTGCTGCATTGTAGTGTGCCTTCAAAGATACTTAATGTGACCGGGCCTGAAACCCTTTCTGTACGCTGGCTGGCGAACCAGTTTGGCGTGTTGTTTGGGAAATCACCCATTTTTGTGAATGATGAACAACCTACTGCATTGCTTAGCAATGCTTCAGAATCATTCCGGATTTTCGGTTACCCACACATACCATTAAAGACAATGATGAACCTGCTGGTGGGTTGGCTCAATGAAGGTGGAAAGACAATCAATAAGGAAACACATTTTCAGGAAAGAAAAGGGCAATTCTGATGAACAGTTATCCAACTATTACCGATAGGGCAGTGCATTCCTTGTTGATGCAGGGAACTGTTATCCCGGCGCATCCGCTTGCACTTAACCCCGCTTTACAACTTGATGAAAGAATGCAGCGCCAGTTAACCCGGTATTATATCTCTACAGGCGCAGGTGGAATTGCCATTGGAGTGCATACCACCCAATTTGAAATCAGAAATAAGGGCATTGACCTGTTAGAGCCGGTTTTGCGTCTCGCTGCTGAAGAGATAAGCCTGGCAAAACCGGACCGGCCCTTTTTAAAAGTTGCGGGCATTTGCGGTCCAACTGCACAGGCAATCGAAGAAGCAAGGCTTGCCGTGAAGTATGGATACCACCTTGGTTTGCTGAGTATGGGCGGATTGCGGCACGAAACTGAAGCTGCATTGCTGGATCGCGCCTGGGCAGTAGCTGAAGTGATTCCTTTATTCGGGTTTTACCTGCAGCCCGCAGTGGGCGGACGTTTGCTGAGTTATGATTTCTGGCGTGCATTTGCTGATATCCCTAATGTTTACGCCATTAAAGTTGCCGCATTTAACCGTTATCAAACCTTGGATGTGGTAAGGGCGGTGGCTGCATCAGTAAGAAGAAATGAAATCGCATTATACACAGGTAATGATGATAATATTGTAGCCGACCTGCTTACGCCTTATAGGTTTACAATACAAGGTGAGGCTGTTGAGAAAAGGTTTGTTGGCGGTTTATTGGGGCATTGGGCCGTATGGACCAGTAAAGCGGTTGCATTATTGCAGGAAGTAAAGGAATGCCTTTCGAACAATGGAATAGGTATGGAAGACCTGTTAGCAAAGGGTATCGGTACAACTGATGTCAATGCAGTGTTATTCGACGCCAAAAACGAATTCCATGGCTGCATACCGGGAATCCATGAAGTCCTGCGCAGGCAAGGTTTGCTGCAAGGAAGGTATTGCCTGAATAAGGCAGAGGAGTTATCTCCCGGGCAAATGGAAGAGATCGACAGGGTATATGCGAGCTATCCTGCTTTTAATGATGATGCATTCGTTCAACAGTTTCTTACATGAAGTTGTTAGCATGCATAGGATTTTTTTATTTGGTCATTGGCCAGCCGCCAATGAAGTCTTTTTTCATTACCGGGGAAGCACAGGGAACAACTTATCATATCAGTTATTATGCAACAGATAGTTTGGTAAGCCGTACAGCA comes from Flavihumibacter fluvii and encodes:
- a CDS encoding dihydrodipicolinate synthase family protein → MNSYPTITDRAVHSLLMQGTVIPAHPLALNPALQLDERMQRQLTRYYISTGAGGIAIGVHTTQFEIRNKGIDLLEPVLRLAAEEISLAKPDRPFLKVAGICGPTAQAIEEARLAVKYGYHLGLLSMGGLRHETEAALLDRAWAVAEVIPLFGFYLQPAVGGRLLSYDFWRAFADIPNVYAIKVAAFNRYQTLDVVRAVAASVRRNEIALYTGNDDNIVADLLTPYRFTIQGEAVEKRFVGGLLGHWAVWTSKAVALLQEVKECLSNNGIGMEDLLAKGIGTTDVNAVLFDAKNEFHGCIPGIHEVLRRQGLLQGRYCLNKAEELSPGQMEEIDRVYASYPAFNDDAFVQQFLT
- a CDS encoding NAD-dependent epimerase/dehydratase family protein; the protein is MIGSIKEQYQALLRPSDVLVNDMKAIEGDIILLGVGGKMGPALARLAKQAVDKAGVQKRIIGISRFSEAGLEEELQQAGIETISADLLNEKDLKSLPDAKNIIYLAGTKFGTTGNESFTWAINSYLPGRVAEKYHSSNIVVFSTGNIYPLTSVSGGGASEDLAPQPIGEYAQSCLGRERIFQHFGLKNNTPLLIYRLNYANDVSYGVLLEIAKAVMAEKPIDLAMGNVNVIWQGDANEIAIRCLLHCSVPSKILNVTGPETLSVRWLANQFGVLFGKSPIFVNDEQPTALLSNASESFRIFGYPHIPLKTMMNLLVGWLNEGGKTINKETHFQERKGQF